Part of the Methanorbis furvi genome is shown below.
GCCTTGAGATACTCATCGACCGGAACGCGCTTGACCTTCTTTACCGAAGTAAGTTTGCCGTCAACGATTTCGTAACATGGCCACAGTCCGCACTCGACCGCCATTCTGCCGATTTCCATCGTCTTCGCGCCGTCATATCCCCAGCCGGTACAGCAGGGAGCATGCACCTGAATGTAGCAGGGACCTTGCGTGTTCATCGCCTTCTCGACCTTTTTCATCAGGTCCATCGGGTATGCCATGGTCGCGGTCGCCACATAGGGTGATCCGTGGGCAACCAGAATCTGTGGAAGATCCTTTTTCGGCCGGTTGTTTCCGGTCGAGCAGACGCCGGACGGCGAGGTCGTCGTGTCCGCATCGTAGGGTGTTGCTCCGGAACGCTGAATACCTGTGTTCATGTAGGCTTCGTTGTCATAGCAGACATAGGTGAAGTCATGACCGCGCTCGAAAGCTCCTGAGATACAGAGCATACCGATATCAACCGTTGCCCCATCGCCGCCGATGACAAGCACCTTCTCCTTGCCGAGTCTTCCCTGCTTCTTCAGGGCAGCCTCAACACCTGATGCAACTGCTGATGCATTCTCAAAGAGCGAGTGAATCCACGGCGTCTTCCATGCAGTCTCAGGGTATGGAGTCGAAAACACCTCAAGACATCCCGTAGGACTGACAACGATCGTGTTTTCTCCGGCACCCTTCAGAATCATTCTGACCGCAGACGATGCCCCGCAGCCGCCGCAGGCGCGGTGACCGCAGTCGAAGTTTTCAATTGTACGATCTACCATTTATAACAACTCCTCGCGCAGTCCGTAGAACATATCGCCTGAACCTTTCTCGGCAAGCTCTACGATCTTCTTGATGTCTTTCTTGCGTACGTCGCGGCCGCCGAGACCAAGGACGTAGTCATAGATTGGAATGCCCAAGCCGTAGCAGGCATCCTTAACCTCAATTCCTACAGCTCCCTTTGCACCAAGACTGATGTTCTTGTCAAGCACTGCAACCGTCTTCACATGGGCAAGCGCTTTCGCAATGTCGGCTGCCGGGAACGGACGGAAGCAACGAATCTTTAACAGACCAACCTTCTTGCCTTCCGCACGCATCTCATCGATTGCGTCTTTGGTCGTTCCGCAGATCGAACCCATCGCAATGATCGCGACCTCGGCATCTTCGAGTCTGTAACCTTCGACAAGCTCGGAGTAGTCGCGGCCGAACTTTTCGCCGAACGCTTTTCCATGCTTGCGCAGGGCATCAGCCGCGCGGTGGACTGCCTGATCATGTTCGTAGCGGAACTCAAGATAGTACTCAGGCGTTGCATACATTCCAAACGAGATCGGATCTTTGACGTCAAGCTGCTGGTACGGATTGAAAGGACCGAGGAACTCATCAACCTCTTCCTGAGACGGAATGTCAACCGGCTCGAATACGTGCGAGAGGATAAATCCGTCAAAGCACACAAAGGCCGGAAGCAGAATGTCGTGGTCCTCACAGATCTTGTAAGCGAGGACGTGCAGATCAACTGCTTCCTGATTGTCCTCTGCGTAGAGCTGCAGCCAACCGGAGTCTCTCATCATGATGGAGTCCTGCTGATCGTTCCAGATGGACAGCGGTGCGGAGATTGCACGGTTGGCAATACCCATCACGATTGGCAGCCGCATTCCTGCGGAGTTGAAGACCACTTCAGCCATCAGGGCAAGTCCCTGTGAGGTTGTTGCTGAGTAGACTCTGCTGCCTGCAGCAGACGCTCCGATACATGCGGAGAGTGCGGAAAACTCAGACTCCACACAGATGTACTCTGCGTCAAGCCGTCCGTCGGCAACAATTGATGCGAGACCTTCGACGATATGGGTCTGCGGAGTGATCGGGTATGCGGAGATCACCTGCGGCCGGCAGAGACGAACGGTCTCTGCGACAGCAATGGATCCTTCCATCATCTGCAGGGGCATTTATTTTTCCTCCTTGTGCATGGTGATCGCTTTTGCTTTGTCAGGGCACTCTTCGGCACACATGCCGCAGCCTTTGCAGAAGTCAAGATCAATCTCATAACTTTTGTCAGGCAGCTGGTTGATGCATCCTTCCGGACAGATCAGCTGGCATGTTCCGCACTTGGTACACTTTTCCTTGTCAAGAATCGGGTAATAGACCCGCCATGAACCGGTTTTGTTGTTTCTTCCCTGACCGGGTCGTGCTGTACATCCTATTCCAAGCGGCATTAGACTGCTCCCTCCTTTACCATATTGTATGCCCGCTGTGCTGCGGCGAAGTTGGTTGCCGCAAGTTTTCCGGGGAACCTCTCTTCAATTGCATCTTTGAGTGCATCTAAGGTGATCTCACCGCTTGCTGCGGCGAATGCTCCCATCAGCGTAGTATTGGTGATGGGGAGGCCGATCTCTTCGAGAGCAATCGCTGTTGCGTCGATGACAATCAGTCTGACACCTGATGGAAGGTTGTAGTTTCCTTTCTTTTCGGTGTTGATGATTGCAATCCCACCTTCCGACATTCCCGCAAATACGTTGACGTCGTGAATTAAGGTGCTGTCCTGTACAATTATATAATCCGGCTCGTAGATCTGGCTTCTCAGTCTGATCTTCTCGTTGCTGAACCGTACGAATGCCTGGACGGGTGCGCCGCGGCGTTCGACACCGAATGCCGGAAACGCCTGGGCGTACACTCCACCTGTGAAGGCTGCGGTAGCAATAAGTTCCGCAGCCGTGACGGATCCCTGTCCGCCTCTACCATGGATGCGTAGCTCTCTCACGTGAATAACCAGTATAATTTATCACGATTAATCAATATGAATCTAATGATTCCGAATATCTCGAAAAAATTTGTCTGATTTCTAAAATAGGTGAATATGTTGGGTATTTTGGAGTTGACCTGTTTGAATGGGCTTATCTTTCTTGTGGTCGAAATATAATTCGACGATACCCGAACATTCGGACGCGAAGTGTTTTGGAAACTGGTATGCCGAGAATCTGTTTTGCCCCGGAAAAGACGTCACGTGCGATTTGTGCAAGTCCGTCAGATGCCGCCCACTCGTCGTAAACGATAACCGGTTTTTGCAGAAGCGCGGAAATTTCCTCGGCAAGTTCCGGTGCAAGACTGCCGGCCAGTGCTACCGGAGCTTCGGGAGCAAGCAGGGCAAGTGATGCGCACTCCATTGCGGCCCACATGGCAACGGTCGGGTTCTGATATTTTTCTTCCATGTGATGCATGACGCCTGCAGTGGTGAAGGCTTCGTTTGCGGTGAGTTCTCCGCTGTCCACTTTTCGTATTGCTTCGACATCAAGTGCTCCGTGGCGGGTGCCGGGAGCAAACACGCAGGCATCGAATGCGCCGATAAACTTTCCTTTTGCGATGAGAAGAGAGACGGTGTTGGAGCTGATGTCAGAAACAATGAAGGTGTCGCCAAGCGTCTTGGATGCGAGATAGGCGATGCCGAGTTTTTCCGGGCTTGTCTGGTGAGAGTAAATCTTGAATCGCGGGTCGGTATCCGAACCACGGTGAATACCGGGAACGGCAACCGCCGGAATGCCTGACTCTTTGATCACATCAAAGACCCGCGTCCCTCCGCCGATGTGTTCTCCTGCACCTTCGCGGGTGATGACTCCGCGGTTTTTGAGTTTTGCAACAGGGGTAATCTCCGTGAAGTTGTCGCCCATCGAGTAGCAAAGAGCAAACCCTTCAATCTCTTCAACCGGACAAATTTTCTGCAGATCCGAAACAGTAAACTCTTTTGCGTCTTCCCGGGATATTTTGAACCGTTTGCCGGTATCAGTTGCAAAACGCAGAGAGGTTGTTCCGTGATCGATGCCGATGTACATGGGAAGTATATTTGCGGGAAGCAGTGATAAGGATTGGTCTCTGAGTTGTCGGCTCTCTTCGTCCCAGAGAGAAGCAAGCAAGTAAGATTATGATTTCATCCTTCCAACATATGCACAATAATATGGCCGATACCGATACTGATACTCATTATACCACGCTGGGTATTCCGCGAAATGCGACCGCCGAGATGATAAAAAAGGCCTACATTTCCCTGGTCAAACAGTATCATCCTGATCGTGCGGGAACTGACGAGGCAAAGCAGGATGAATACAACGAGCGCCTGCTCAAGATCATGGCAAGCTACGAGGTTCTCGGAGACGCTGAAAAACGTGCCGAGTACGATGCCTGCCTCTCGGAAAACGCGGAGGAGCAAACCAGCGCACCCAGAGGAAAAAAGATGTGCGGCATGCCGACCAAAGGCGGAGACATCGAGACGGATTATCCGATATCTCTCGCAATTGCTGCATACGGCAAAGGAAAAATTCCGATGAAGGTCGCAGGCGAACGGGTCGTTGTCAAGGTGTACCCGGGCGTGCGCCGTTACCGGCTTGAGGGCTACGGTGTACCGGTAGAGCCCGGAAAGCCACGCGGCGATCTTTACGTGAATCTGAAAATTATTCCTGAAGAGAACTGGGAGCTTGATGATTCGACCAACAATCTGATCCGAAAACTCCAGATAACTCCCAAGCAGGCCGAGCGCGGAGGCACTGTTCCTGTTCAGATGCTGTTCAATAAAATTCTCAAAGTCACGCTTCCTGCAGACGTCAAGACCGGCGACCGGTTTGCCCCGCCGGAAGGAAAAGGGCTTGGCGTGATGTCGCCGAAAAAGAAAGGAGATCTGATCATCGAAGTGGAAGTTGTGGAGAAGAAAGGATTTTTGTCCGGACTTTTCGGGAAGTGAAGGAGTCATGACCGAAAAAAAACCCGGTAACCTGACTGCTGCAGATTTTTATCATGCGATGTACAGGCGTTTCGATGCGGCCGCAGAAGAGGGGGAACCCGCTCTTGAGATCACCGCAGGTGATCTACACAAATCCCTGAAGGCCGCAAACCGTCTCTCGCTCTGCTGCAACTGTCTCTATGACATGCAAAACATCGGCGATGTTATTTTACAGGCACCATCCGGTGGAGTTGGCGCGTCCCTTCTCATTCGCTACGCCCTTCCGCGCGAGAAAGGCCTGCATCTTGAAAAAAGCATCTACCCTTCTGTGCTGATCAAGTCACAGTCCGAGATGCGGACACGGCAGATGGAAGAGATTGCGAGTGTGCATCCAATCTTTCGCGATCTCGGTATGATCGCAAGACAAAAAAAATCCGAAGTCTCTACCCGCAAACTCTGTGACATTACCGAGGCTACAGCAGAGCTGATCTGCCGGATGCAAAAAATTCGGATCGACAACAAAAAATTCGGTACAGTATGTTCATCCATCGGCCGCACCGGCATCCTGAGCCCTGAAGGATTGTATGCGCTGGACTTCGTGCGCATCATTGGCAACACGCATGCACGAAAAATTCCTGACGCGTACCTCATGACGCCCGAAGTGTTCGCCTACGCTGCCCACGCATTTTTGATCTTTGCCGATGAAGTTGTGGACAAGCGGCTGATCTGGAAGAAATCTGAAGAAAAAATAAATTTATAAAAAAATATTCGTGTTGCCTATTACGTTCTGCTCTGCCCACGACTCGCATGCCTGCGGCCTGCTTACCGCTTCGCGGGAGCACACAGGACACACAGAAAATTTCACGGAAAAAACATCACGGAGCAGACGTGAACATCACTGAATCCGAAAACAATTCATTTCCGTGATATTCTCGTCTACTCCGTGATGTTTTTTTTCTGTGATATTTCTGTGTTTTCCGTTTTTCCGTGGGCGGAGCTACGATGAACGTTAGTTGTCAATAAACGAATTTACTGGGAAAACCAAAAATAAAATATTTTTCGAAACTTACGTTCCGTGATTCCAGCTGCACATGTACTCTTTCTGCTCAGCGGAAAGTTCGTCCAGTGTTGCTCCGACCGCGTCAAGTTTCAGCCGTGCGATGTACTCATCCATCTCTGTCGGCACATCGTGAACGCCGGCAGAAAGACTGCGCCCGAACTTTGCCACATACTCAACCGACAACGCCTGCACCGCAAAGCTGAGGTCCATCACTTCGATCGGGTGGCCCATACCTTTCGGGGTTGCGAGGTTGACCAGTCTTCCTTCCGCAAGCAGGTGAATCTTTTTGCCGTCGATGATGTAGGTATCGATGCCGTCGCGGTGTTCGACAGCTGTTGCATGTTCTGCAAGCCAGATGCCATCGATCTCATTGTTGAAGTGGCCGGCGTTGGAGAGAATTGCGCCCGACTTCATCAGTGGGAAGTGGCGGCCGGTGATGATACTGCAGTTGCCGGTTGTCGTAACAAACAGATCGCCAACCTTTGTCGCCTCAACCATACTCATCACATCAAACCCATCGAAGTGTGCCTGAAGCGCACGGCGGGAATCGATCTCGGTCACAATCACGCGTGCTCCAAGTGCCCGCGCTTTGGTTGCAACACCGCGGCCGCAGTAGCCGTATCCAGCAACCACCACATGACGGCCTGCAAGAAGCACGTTCGTAGTCAGCATGATGGATGCAAGCACGCTCTCGCCAGTTCCGTGCACATTATCAAAATAATGCTTCATCGGCGTATCGTTCACTGCGATAACCGGAAACTCCAGCTTTCCGTCAGCCTGCATCGCACGCAGGCGGTGAATACCGGTCGTGGTCTCCTCGCATGCGCCAATAATTTCCGGCAGCACATCGCGGCGGTCGATGTGAACACGGTTGATTAAGTCCATGCCGTCATCGATCGTAAGCGTCGGGCGGGCGTCGAGAACTTTGTCGATAGCCGCATAGTACTCCTCAGTATTGCATCCTCGTTTTGCATAGCAGGCAATACCTCCCTCGCGAAGGGCGTCTGCCACATCATCCTGCGTTGAAAGCGGATTACATCCGGTGATGTAAACCTCGGCCCCTCCGGCGGCGAGCGTTCTGACCAGGCATGCAGTCTTTGCCTCAACATGGAGCGCCATACCGATGCGCTGACCTGCAAGAGGCTTCTCCTTTTCAAACCGTTCACGAATCGCATTCAGGACCGGCATATACTGGGCGGCCCACTGAATTTTCTGTTCTCCGGTATGCATCATTGCCAGACTGGTTGGTTTTGCAAGAAGATAATAGCAATGATAATTTTTCCAGACTCCCAACTATACCTGCATGGGACTTACACGGCGGGTTATTCCCTGTCTTGATCTCAAAGACGGGAGAGTTGTCAAAGGCGTAAACTTTGAAGGGCTGCGGGATGCGGGAGATCCTGTCGAGCTCGCGCGAACCTATAATGAGCAGGGAGCTGACGAGGTGGTGTTTCTGGATATTGCTGCTTCCAAAAACAATCGCGAGACGATGGTTGATGTTATCGGACGAGCTGCCGACCAGCTGTTCCTTCCCCTGACGGTCGGGGGAGGCATCCGCACCACCAAAGATATTCAGGAGATTCTCCGCGCGGGTGCAGACAAGGTGAGTCTGAACACTGCTGCTGTAAAGACGCCTGAGGTTATCAGCGAAGGAGCGAAGCTGTTTGGCAACCAGTGCATAGTGCTTGCCGAGGATGTCCGGCGAAACTATGAGATGCGGGATGGTGTAACCCCGGTTCATCTCCGCGACGGCAGGACCTGCTGGTATGAGGTCGTCATTTACGGCGGCAGTCAGCCGACCGGCATGGATGCAATTTCCTGGGCGCAGGATGCAGTCAATCGCGGAGCGGGAGAAATTCTCCTGACATCGATGGAGACGGACGGGGTGAAGACCGGTTTTGATCTGGAGATCACTGCGACAATCTCGGAGAACGTGGACGTTCCCGTGATTGCTTCCGGAGGTGTTGGGACGCTGGAACATTTCTATGACGGCTTCGTGTTTGGAAAGGCGGACGCCTGTCTTGCGGCGAGTGTGTTTCACTACGGTGAGTTGACGGTCCGTGATGTGAAGGAGTATCTCTCTTCGCGCGGCGTTTCGGTGCGGCTGTGAACGGCTGGGACGCGGATTACTCTGTTCGCGGCAGATTGTGGGGCGGCGCTGCGGGAGAGCTGCCTGTTCTCCCGAAGGGAAGCCGCGTTCTTGAGTGCGGCTGCGGCAACGGCAAGACGCTTGCTGCGATGAACTCACACGGCTGGGACGCTGTCGGCGTTGATATCTCTCCTGCGGCGGTCTCGCTCGCTGAAGACACTGGCTGCACGGCAGTTGTTGCTGACATCACTGCTCTG
Proteins encoded:
- a CDS encoding thiamine pyrophosphate-dependent enzyme, coding for MVDRTIENFDCGHRACGGCGASSAVRMILKGAGENTIVVSPTGCLEVFSTPYPETAWKTPWIHSLFENASAVASGVEAALKKQGRLGKEKVLVIGGDGATVDIGMLCISGAFERGHDFTYVCYDNEAYMNTGIQRSGATPYDADTTTSPSGVCSTGNNRPKKDLPQILVAHGSPYVATATMAYPMDLMKKVEKAMNTQGPCYIQVHAPCCTGWGYDGAKTMEIGRMAVECGLWPCYEIVDGKLTSVKKVKRVPVDEYLKAQKRFRHLFKPTRNDAEIAKIQAIADANAAKYGIDIE
- a CDS encoding transketolase C-terminal domain-containing protein; protein product: MPLQMMEGSIAVAETVRLCRPQVISAYPITPQTHIVEGLASIVADGRLDAEYICVESEFSALSACIGASAAGSRVYSATTSQGLALMAEVVFNSAGMRLPIVMGIANRAISAPLSIWNDQQDSIMMRDSGWLQLYAEDNQEAVDLHVLAYKICEDHDILLPAFVCFDGFILSHVFEPVDIPSQEEVDEFLGPFNPYQQLDVKDPISFGMYATPEYYLEFRYEHDQAVHRAADALRKHGKAFGEKFGRDYSELVEGYRLEDAEVAIIAMGSICGTTKDAIDEMRAEGKKVGLLKIRCFRPFPAADIAKALAHVKTVAVLDKNISLGAKGAVGIEVKDACYGLGIPIYDYVLGLGGRDVRKKDIKKIVELAEKGSGDMFYGLREELL
- a CDS encoding 4Fe-4S binding protein, translated to MPLGIGCTARPGQGRNNKTGSWRVYYPILDKEKCTKCGTCQLICPEGCINQLPDKSYEIDLDFCKGCGMCAEECPDKAKAITMHKEEK
- a CDS encoding pyruvate ferredoxin oxidoreductase subunit gamma, producing the protein MRELRIHGRGGQGSVTAAELIATAAFTGGVYAQAFPAFGVERRGAPVQAFVRFSNEKIRLRSQIYEPDYIIVQDSTLIHDVNVFAGMSEGGIAIINTEKKGNYNLPSGVRLIVIDATAIALEEIGLPITNTTLMGAFAAASGEITLDALKDAIEERFPGKLAATNFAAAQRAYNMVKEGAV
- a CDS encoding methanogenesis marker 12 protein; its protein translation is MYIGIDHGTTSLRFATDTGKRFKISREDAKEFTVSDLQKICPVEEIEGFALCYSMGDNFTEITPVAKLKNRGVITREGAGEHIGGGTRVFDVIKESGIPAVAVPGIHRGSDTDPRFKIYSHQTSPEKLGIAYLASKTLGDTFIVSDISSNTVSLLIAKGKFIGAFDACVFAPGTRHGALDVEAIRKVDSGELTANEAFTTAGVMHHMEEKYQNPTVAMWAAMECASLALLAPEAPVALAGSLAPELAEEISALLQKPVIVYDEWAASDGLAQIARDVFSGAKQILGIPVSKTLRVRMFGYRRIIFRPQER
- a CDS encoding DnaJ C-terminal domain-containing protein produces the protein MADTDTDTHYTTLGIPRNATAEMIKKAYISLVKQYHPDRAGTDEAKQDEYNERLLKIMASYEVLGDAEKRAEYDACLSENAEEQTSAPRGKKMCGMPTKGGDIETDYPISLAIAAYGKGKIPMKVAGERVVVKVYPGVRRYRLEGYGVPVEPGKPRGDLYVNLKIIPEENWELDDSTNNLIRKLQITPKQAERGGTVPVQMLFNKILKVTLPADVKTGDRFAPPEGKGLGVMSPKKKGDLIIEVEVVEKKGFLSGLFGK
- a CDS encoding adenosylhomocysteinase, with translation MHTGEQKIQWAAQYMPVLNAIRERFEKEKPLAGQRIGMALHVEAKTACLVRTLAAGGAEVYITGCNPLSTQDDVADALREGGIACYAKRGCNTEEYYAAIDKVLDARPTLTIDDGMDLINRVHIDRRDVLPEIIGACEETTTGIHRLRAMQADGKLEFPVIAVNDTPMKHYFDNVHGTGESVLASIMLTTNVLLAGRHVVVAGYGYCGRGVATKARALGARVIVTEIDSRRALQAHFDGFDVMSMVEATKVGDLFVTTTGNCSIITGRHFPLMKSGAILSNAGHFNNEIDGIWLAEHATAVEHRDGIDTYIIDGKKIHLLAEGRLVNLATPKGMGHPIEVMDLSFAVQALSVEYVAKFGRSLSAGVHDVPTEMDEYIARLKLDAVGATLDELSAEQKEYMCSWNHGT
- the hisF gene encoding imidazole glycerol phosphate synthase subunit HisF, with the translated sequence MGLTRRVIPCLDLKDGRVVKGVNFEGLRDAGDPVELARTYNEQGADEVVFLDIAASKNNRETMVDVIGRAADQLFLPLTVGGGIRTTKDIQEILRAGADKVSLNTAAVKTPEVISEGAKLFGNQCIVLAEDVRRNYEMRDGVTPVHLRDGRTCWYEVVIYGGSQPTGMDAISWAQDAVNRGAGEILLTSMETDGVKTGFDLEITATISENVDVPVIASGGVGTLEHFYDGFVFGKADACLAASVFHYGELTVRDVKEYLSSRGVSVRL